TGATCCCGTTGTACACCCGCCCGGTGATGATGGGGCGGTCGGGGTCCCCTTCGAGGAAGTCGACGACCACCTCCTGGCCGATGCGCGGGATGAAGATCGCCCCCCAGTTGGTGCCGGCCCACAGCTGGCTCACCCGGATCCAGCAGGAGCTCTTCTCGTCCTTTTTCCCTTCGCGGTCCCAGTGAAACTGCACCTTCACGCGGCCGTCTTCGTCCGTGTAGATCTCTTCCCCGGCGGGGCCGACCACCACCGCAGTCTGCGAGCCGTGCACCGTTGGCCTGGGGGTAAGCCGCGGGGGACGGAACGGGACCTCTGCGGGGATGCAGGTGAAGCTGTTGCGGTAGTGGAATTCCGCACCCGACTGCACCGACTGGCTCGCGTGGTGCTCGATAGCGGTCAGCACGAAGTCCTTTCCCGACATCTCCCTGCGGTGGAAGCTGTTCAAGGTGAAGCGGTAGCCGGTGCCGAAGGCACGGCAGCTGCTCGTCCCGGTGATGGAGGTGATCTGCGCCTCCTCCTCTTCCATGCGAAAGCGCGCCAGCCGGTCCCCCTCGACTTTTTTACCGTACTCGCCGGGGTAGTCGTAGATCTCCCGCTCGCCCGGGCCGAGCTTGTACTTGCTCGGTAGCTCCACCGACAGGGCGGTATTGGGGACCCGGAAATTGAAGTCGTTCAGGCTGTATTTCCCCGAGCGGATCTCCTGGGTCTTCTCCAGGGAGGTGATGAAATCCTCGTCCTTTCCCGCCTGCTGCACCTGATAGCTCGCCCCCTTCTGCCCGGGACAGGGGAGATTCGCCTGGGGGGCATCCGCCAGCACCAGCTTGTGCTTTCCGTCCGCGTGCTCAAAGAAGTAGTGGATCCCTTCGTCCTCCAGAAGGCGGGAGACGAAGTTGAAGTGGGTCTCCCGGTACTGCACGCAAAACTCCCGCTTCTGGTAGCTTCCCTGCAGCCTCAACTCAAAGTCGGAGAAGCCGAACTCCTTGAAGATCTTCTCCGCGATGTCCGGCACCGACATGTTCTGGTAGATCTTTGACTCGGCGCTGCGCGACAGAAGCCAGAGCCACGGCACGACGGTGGCACGGTAGGAGGAGACCCGGGTGTCGCCGAGGGTGGTTCCGCCGCCGGAGCTCTGGGCAAAGCGGGAAACCACGCCGTTTATGTACCGCTTCCCCCCCCAGCGCAGGTTGATGACAACGGTCACCGCGGTACCGATGATGTCGTCGAAAGAGATGGACTGGTTTTCGGAGACGAGCGCGAGATCGTAGGAGAAGAGCCGGGAGATCCCCTCAGTGCCGTGGAGCGACTCCACCAGCAGCACGTCCTTTCCCAAGGACGTTGCCAGACGCATATGTCGTCTTTCCTGTGTGAAATCAGCCATCGTGCACCTTTCTAGTTGACTGCGGGCTACGGTAGTTAGACGCAGGCCCTGGGGTCAGGCTTTGCATTTTGGTATTCGGTTTTCGTCAGTACCCTTGCGAAAGAACTTGCCTTACATCTGCCGCGGAAATCCCCAAATGCAAGGCCTGACCCCGCCCCCCCACTGACCCCGGGTGGATTCTATTCTTAATTGCACCAGTTGATGTAAAAGCAGGACATGACAGGCAAATCTGGTAGTGTGTGAAGCGCGACCAACACATACCCCAGGAGGAGCCCGCCATGTCCCACACGCATCTTACAGAAAATGAGCGATATGTCATCAGCCATTTGAAGGTGGCGAAATTTAGCCTTCGCGAAATCGGCCGTAGGCTTGGACGCCATCACACAAGCATCATGCGCGAGATTGCGCGCAACGGCCCGACATACCCCGATGGAGTTTACTGGTACACCTTCACGCATGGCACTGCGCTTAAACGTCGTCACCAGCCCAGGTCTTTCCGGCGGCAGGACAACGCCGATCTGGTCGCTTACGTTGAAGAGAAATTGATGCTGGATTGGCCACCTGAAGCCATTGCCGCCAGGCTCAAAATGGATTTCCCAATGGACCGGGCGATGCGCATCAGTCATGAAACCATCTACCGCTGGATTTACCTAGACGCCAGAGAAGGTGGCGAGCTTCACAAGCATCTTCGCCGTCGGAGGCGGAATCGCCGTAGGCAAACGCGCTACTGCGCAGGACGGCGGTTCATTCCGGGTCGAGTCTCAATTAAGGAGAGGCCGGCAGTAGTTGGTACCAGAGAACGATTTGGGGACTGGGAAGGCGACACGCTGCACGGTGCGAAAGGCGCAGGAAACCTTGCCACGTACGTTGAGCGCAAGAGCCGCTTTTTACTTGCCGCAAGACTCGCAGACAGAAGGGCCGCAACCATGACGGATCATAGCGCGAGGTGCTTCAGCCCTCTGCCCGAGATCCTCTGCCAGACAGTAACCGTTGATAACGGTAGTGAGTTTGCGGAATTCAAAGATCTGGAAACTAAGACAGGGCTTACCGTGTATTTCGCGGATCCTTATGCGTCTTGGCAGCGTGGCACCAATGAGAACACAAACGGCATCTTGCGGCACTACTTTCCGAAGGGGTTCGACTTCAGGACCCTATCAGAGGAAGAAATTCAGCAGGTCGTGAAACAGGTCAACGATCGACCACGAAAGTGCCTCGGCTACCGGACTCCTGCGGAAGTTCTGCGTGCATCATTCGGTGGTGCATTTACAACTTGAATTCACCCCGCCCCCCCACAGTCGGCCACGTACGCTGCGTTTTTTCGTTTTATGAACTTTTGGCAATTCCTATCATCTCAGGGGCAATAAGCTCTGCAGCGACGTCTTCAAATCAAGTTTTAATATACCCGCGAATATTGAGTGCTTTCTCGATCTGATCAATATTGTGGCCCTCGGCCTTTCTTCTCCAGTACCCAATCTTAGGGTAGTTAGCTTCTTCTAGCGTTATGCTTTGGGTATTGCCATCATCATCTACATGGGTAACCAAGGCAACGTGTCCATTCTCCTTGAAGGGGCCAGATGTGACCTCTATGACTGCTACTCTCCCTTTCTTCGCCTTTTTCGTCTCCGCCAATCTCAGCTTCTCAGCCCAGGATGTGAGGTTTGAGGATGGGAGATGAACCCGCTTGATATTTCGTAGGTATCCAACACAATTTCCTGCATGAGGTCCCCCCGCGTTCAAAAGCTCGGAATGGACAGTGACGCCTTTATGCGTTTCTTTTTTCTTAGACATTTCCTCCTCCTCGGAAAAAGAGATTCCCCCCATTTGTTCTCAAGCACCCATGCGTTTCGGGACGAGAGGCCGCAAAAGCCTTACCTCTGCACGCACCTCTCCTCCTTCTACCGCGCAGGTGACACGTTAGATGCTGCATTCTTCATGAGCGACATACATAGTGACAGCGAGTTGAGCCACAGATAGGACTAATAGTGTCACAGCCAATGGTATACCGACGCCGGTGGCGGCTGTTCCAGCGGCGACCATGGTATGTGCGGCAATACCGGTGGATACACCTGACGCTGCAAGATCGGCCCAAGCCCCCATGCACTTACTCTTTTGGTCATCAGCAGCCAAATTCACAGCCAGTGCAAACTTTTTAATACCAGTTAGCTGTTATGGTAGCGATTGCTGTTGTAGGAGTGAGAGCCCAAACTTTCATCAGCTGCAGGGTTTGCAGCATCTCGCCAACGAAAAAGTTTCCTACTTTAAGAGAAGCTGAACCAATGTCTTTACTCACGAGTCCTGACATCGCTAAAGCTTTGTTAGAAAGGGAGAATGCAAGTTGTTGACCTGTAGGCAATCCTCCTTTCGCTAAAGCAAGTATCTCCTGAAGTTGAACTGCCATAAACTTCAAAACGTCTGCACTACTTACCGCAGCTCTTGTAGCAGGAGTGTCGACATGGCTCAGAGCTATTCGGACGGCTTCTTCAAATGACACATCATATCGGCAACTGGACTCTTCATAAAATTCCACTGGGACCTCCTTCAGTCGATTTAGATCAAGTTAAATCCGAAGCCTTCCCCCTCCAGCGCCACATTCACCTCCTTGAACTGCTCCCCGATCGCCATCCGTGACAGAATCTCCTTCGACATCTCCGGCAGGAGCGTGTTGGTGAGGATGTGGTCCACATTTCTCGCGCCGCTGTCCACTTCGGTGCAGCGGGCCGCGATGCTGTCGATCAGGGATTCGTCGTAACCCAAGGTCACGTTTCTGTTCTCCTTGAGGCGCTTCGCGATCTTGTTCACCTTGAGCTTCACGATCTGTTTCATGATCACGTCTGAGATCGGGTAGTACGGCACCACTTTCATGCGCCCCAGAAACGCGGGCTTGAAGTGCTTGGTGAGCTCGGGGCGCAGCATCTCGGCGAGCCCCTGCCAGGTGGGCCGCGTCTCTTCGTCGGCGCACGCCTTCATGATGAGGTCGGTGCCGAGATTGGTGGTGAGGATGATCAGCGTGTTCTTGAAGTCAATCTTTCTCCCCTCGCCATCTTCCAGCGTTCCCTTGTCGAAGACCTGGAAGAAGAGCTCCATGACGTCCGGGTGCGCCTTTTCCACCTCGTCGAGAAGCACCACGCTGTAGGGGCGTTTGCGCACCGCCTCGGTGAGCACCCCGCCCTCTCCGTAGCCGACATACCCGGGGGGGGACCCCTTCAGCGAGGAGACGGTGTGCGCTTCCTGGTATTCCGACATGTTGATGGTGATAAGGTTTTCCTCGCCGCCGTAGAGAAGCTCGGAGAGTGCGAGCGCGGTCTCCGTCTTCCCCACCCCCGACGGGCCGGCGAACATGAGGACGGCTGTCGGCTTCGAAGGGTCATCGATACCTGCGTGGGCGGTCTGCACCATCTGCGCTATGGCGGCAAGGGCGTGGTCCTGGCCGATAATGCGCTCGGCGAGGAGCTTCTCCATGTTGAGCACTGTCTGGATCTCGTCCAGCAGCATCCGGCCGGTGGGGATCCCGGTCCACCCGGAGATCACCTCCGAGATGATCTGGCCATTCACTTCGGTCTGCACCAGAGGGTCCTTACCCTGCAGCGCTTTTAGCTCCGACTCCAGCGCCTTCAGCTCGTCGCGTTTTGTGGAAACCGCCGGGTCCGCGGCATCTGCGGCCGCAGCTTCGTGAATCTCCTGCTGCAGCGCGATGATCTTTTCCGCAATCTCCTTCTCCTTTTGCCACCGGGCCTGCAGCGCCTCCAGCCTCGCGACCGCGTCCTCCTTCTCCCGCTCCAGAGCCGCCAGACGCTCGTCATGCACACGCCCGATGGTCGTCTCCCGCGCCAGTATCCGGGTCTCGCGCTCGATCTGCGCAAGGCGCCGGTTCAGGTCATCAAGTGCCGGGGGTACCGTGCTCATGCCGATGGCGACGCGGGCGCAGGCTGTATCGAGCACGCTCACGGACTTGTCAGGGAGCTGGCGTGCCGGGATGTACCGGTGCGACAGACGAACGGAGTCGACGAGCGCGTCATCGGTGATGAGGACCTTGTGGTGCTTCTCCAGGAAAGGGGCCACCGCCCGCATCATCATGACCGCCTTCTCCTCGTCCGGCTCCTCAACCTTCACCACCTGGAAGCGCCGGGTGAGCGCGGGGTCCTTCTCGAAGTACTTCTTGTATTCCGCCCAGGTGGTGGCGGCGATGGTGCGCATCTCGCCCCGCGCCAGCGCCGGCTTCAGGAGGTTTGCGGCATCGCTCGTCCCCGCCGCGCCCCCGGCACCGATAAGGGTGTGCGCCTCGTCGATGAAGAGGATGATGGGGATCGGCGAGGACTTGATCTCGTTGATGACGCTCTTCATGCGGTTCTCGAACTCCCCCTTGATCCCCGCCCCCGCCTGCAGCAACCCGAGATCGAGGGTCCTGATCTCCACATTGCGCAGCGGCGGCGGCACGTCCCCCTCCACAATCTTCAGGGCGAAACCTTCCACCACCGCGGTCTTTCCGACCCCCGCCTCGCCCGTGAGGATGGGGTTGTTCTGGCGGCGCCTGATCAGGATGTCGGCCATCTGCCGCACCTCGAAATCGCGCCCCAGCACCGGGTCGATCTCGCCCTTTTTCGCCTTCTCCGTGAGGTTGATGGTGTACTGATCCAGCGCGCGTGTCCCCGCAGCGGCAGGTGCCGGGTCCGCGCCCTGCGCCTCAGGCTCGCCCTGGCGACCGCCCTGCGCCCGGTCCTCTACCGAGCCGGCGGTGAGGTCCCGGAGGCTGGCCGACAGCGTCTCCAGGGAGATCTTCTTGAAGGTGTCGGAGGAGACGGCCATCACCCGGGCCAGTTCCTCGTCTGAGAGGAGCCCGACCAGGATGTGCCCCGAGCGGACCGCGGCAGAGGCGTGCTCGATGGAGGCGATCAGCCACCCCTCCCGAATCATGCGAGGGATGCGCGGCGACAGGGCCGGCGTGCGTGCGTTACCGGTCTTGAAACCGTCTATGGTGCGGGTCAGGTCAGTTCTGAAGCGGCTCTCGTTGATCTCGAAGTGCCGCAGGATCTTGTGCAGGTCGGTGTTGGGGATGTCCAGGAGCTTCAGGAGGAAGTGCTCGATGTCGATCTCGTAGTGCGTCTGGGACAAGCAAAGCCCCGCCGCCTGCTCCAGCGCCACGCGAGACGGCTCGTTCAGCTTGTCGATCAGCGACTTCAGGTTGGCTTTTGCCATCGGTACCCTCCATTTAAATGCACGGCAATCACGTTCGTCGAATAAACCCAAGGTGTGGGGTCAGGCTTTGCATATTGGTATTTGGTTTGTTAAATCCTCACATGCGAAGCCTGACCCCGCAAACACGACTTCAGGTTGGCTTG
The DNA window shown above is from Geomonas sp. RF6 and carries:
- a CDS encoding CHAP domain-containing protein; the protein is MSKKKETHKGVTVHSELLNAGGPHAGNCVGYLRNIKRVHLPSSNLTSWAEKLRLAETKKAKKGRVAVIEVTSGPFKENGHVALVTHVDDDGNTQSITLEEANYPKIGYWRRKAEGHNIDQIEKALNIRGYIKT
- a CDS encoding type VI secretion system Vgr family protein, translating into MRLATSLGKDVLLVESLHGTEGISRLFSYDLALVSENQSISFDDIIGTAVTVVINLRWGGKRYINGVVSRFAQSSGGGTTLGDTRVSSYRATVVPWLWLLSRSAESKIYQNMSVPDIAEKIFKEFGFSDFELRLQGSYQKREFCVQYRETHFNFVSRLLEDEGIHYFFEHADGKHKLVLADAPQANLPCPGQKGASYQVQQAGKDEDFITSLEKTQEIRSGKYSLNDFNFRVPNTALSVELPSKYKLGPGEREIYDYPGEYGKKVEGDRLARFRMEEEEAQITSITGTSSCRAFGTGYRFTLNSFHRREMSGKDFVLTAIEHHASQSVQSGAEFHYRNSFTCIPAEVPFRPPRLTPRPTVHGSQTAVVVGPAGEEIYTDEDGRVKVQFHWDREGKKDEKSSCWIRVSQLWAGTNWGAIFIPRIGQEVVVDFLEGDPDRPIITGRVYNGINKPPYPLPAEKTKSTIKTNSSTGGGGFNEIRFEDKKGSEQLFIQAEKQLDVRVKKDSLEWVGNDRHLIVAKDQLEQVDGDKHLTVKGDQNEKVEGTVSLKVGQDLQQKVGAKQALEAGQEIHLKAGMKVVLEAGVQLTLKVGGNYVNIGPDGVSIKGAMVNVMGDALVNVKGAMVNINSGGSAASAGSGSGVSPDVAKPPKEADRAEAGKSDKPSPPPKPKTLGPQAAALKSAAESGAPFCDT
- a CDS encoding IS30 family transposase gives rise to the protein MSHTHLTENERYVISHLKVAKFSLREIGRRLGRHHTSIMREIARNGPTYPDGVYWYTFTHGTALKRRHQPRSFRRQDNADLVAYVEEKLMLDWPPEAIAARLKMDFPMDRAMRISHETIYRWIYLDAREGGELHKHLRRRRRNRRRQTRYCAGRRFIPGRVSIKERPAVVGTRERFGDWEGDTLHGAKGAGNLATYVERKSRFLLAARLADRRAATMTDHSARCFSPLPEILCQTVTVDNGSEFAEFKDLETKTGLTVYFADPYASWQRGTNENTNGILRHYFPKGFDFRTLSEEEIQQVVKQVNDRPRKCLGYRTPAEVLRASFGGAFTT
- the tssH gene encoding type VI secretion system ATPase TssH codes for the protein MAKANLKSLIDKLNEPSRVALEQAAGLCLSQTHYEIDIEHFLLKLLDIPNTDLHKILRHFEINESRFRTDLTRTIDGFKTGNARTPALSPRIPRMIREGWLIASIEHASAAVRSGHILVGLLSDEELARVMAVSSDTFKKISLETLSASLRDLTAGSVEDRAQGGRQGEPEAQGADPAPAAAGTRALDQYTINLTEKAKKGEIDPVLGRDFEVRQMADILIRRRQNNPILTGEAGVGKTAVVEGFALKIVEGDVPPPLRNVEIRTLDLGLLQAGAGIKGEFENRMKSVINEIKSSPIPIILFIDEAHTLIGAGGAAGTSDAANLLKPALARGEMRTIAATTWAEYKKYFEKDPALTRRFQVVKVEEPDEEKAVMMMRAVAPFLEKHHKVLITDDALVDSVRLSHRYIPARQLPDKSVSVLDTACARVAIGMSTVPPALDDLNRRLAQIERETRILARETTIGRVHDERLAALEREKEDAVARLEALQARWQKEKEIAEKIIALQQEIHEAAAADAADPAVSTKRDELKALESELKALQGKDPLVQTEVNGQIISEVISGWTGIPTGRMLLDEIQTVLNMEKLLAERIIGQDHALAAIAQMVQTAHAGIDDPSKPTAVLMFAGPSGVGKTETALALSELLYGGEENLITINMSEYQEAHTVSSLKGSPPGYVGYGEGGVLTEAVRKRPYSVVLLDEVEKAHPDVMELFFQVFDKGTLEDGEGRKIDFKNTLIILTTNLGTDLIMKACADEETRPTWQGLAEMLRPELTKHFKPAFLGRMKVVPYYPISDVIMKQIVKLKVNKIAKRLKENRNVTLGYDESLIDSIAARCTEVDSGARNVDHILTNTLLPEMSKEILSRMAIGEQFKEVNVALEGEGFGFNLI